Proteins co-encoded in one Bremerella sp. TYQ1 genomic window:
- the flhF gene encoding flagellar biosynthesis protein FlhF, which produces MNIRSFRAKSMHEALELVRKELGPDAALLHTREVPQRGLMGLLGRKEIELAASADSDLKSRFEIVEPEEEQEPPLEATIDEAIEETTEAIAEEVDRPDPDRTLAEDMGIDLEAMSFSQTFFSSGPGWPPALLRIRERLVEAEVPGILVDGLCQRILASHTEESQQDEAILVQAIRQEMAASIHIGRDIDDLRLYPRVVAAIGPTGVGKTTTIAKLAARAKFDYKRRVGLVTVDTYRIAAVDQLQTYAEIMDLPMKIVSTPMEVRNAINELSDCQQIFIDTAGRSPRDEVQVQQLRSLIKAASPDETYLVLSAPSSSKSLAEAVTKFAAVTPSSWVLTKIDEVGSLGNTLNFLQDPQLPLAYVTNGQDVPQAIAAADAEDLVARIL; this is translated from the coding sequence ATGAACATTCGATCATTTCGCGCCAAATCGATGCATGAAGCGTTAGAGCTCGTTCGCAAAGAACTGGGGCCTGATGCTGCGTTGCTGCATACGCGAGAAGTTCCGCAGCGAGGACTGATGGGGCTGCTCGGACGTAAGGAGATTGAACTCGCCGCTTCGGCCGATTCCGACTTGAAAAGCCGCTTCGAGATTGTCGAACCGGAAGAAGAGCAAGAACCGCCACTCGAAGCGACCATTGACGAAGCAATAGAAGAAACAACGGAAGCGATTGCGGAAGAAGTCGATAGGCCTGATCCCGATCGGACATTGGCCGAAGATATGGGCATCGATCTGGAAGCGATGTCGTTCAGCCAAACGTTCTTCAGCAGCGGGCCAGGCTGGCCTCCGGCTCTTTTACGAATTCGGGAACGCTTAGTCGAAGCGGAAGTGCCGGGCATTTTGGTCGATGGTTTGTGTCAACGCATTTTGGCTTCGCACACCGAAGAGTCGCAGCAGGACGAAGCGATTCTCGTGCAAGCGATTCGCCAAGAGATGGCGGCGTCGATTCATATCGGACGCGATATCGACGATCTACGGCTCTACCCACGCGTGGTCGCGGCAATCGGTCCGACCGGCGTCGGCAAGACAACGACGATTGCGAAACTCGCCGCGCGAGCGAAGTTCGATTACAAACGCCGCGTTGGTTTAGTGACGGTCGATACGTACCGTATCGCGGCGGTCGATCAGCTGCAGACGTATGCCGAGATTATGGACTTACCGATGAAGATTGTTTCGACTCCGATGGAAGTCCGCAATGCTATCAACGAGCTGTCGGACTGCCAGCAAATCTTCATTGATACGGCCGGACGAAGCCCCCGAGACGAGGTGCAAGTTCAGCAGTTACGTTCTTTGATAAAAGCAGCTTCCCCTGACGAGACGTATTTGGTACTGTCCGCCCCGAGCAGCTCGAAGAGCCTTGCCGAAGCGGTCACCAAGTTCGCGGCGGTGACGCCTTCCAGCTGGGTATTAACCAAGATAGATGAGGTCGGATCGTTGGGTAACACGTTGAACTTTCTGCAAGATCCCCAGCTCCCGTTGGCCTATGTGACCAACGGTCAGGACGTACCTCAGGCCATCGCCGCGGCAGACGCGGAAGACCTGGTAGCACGCATCCTGTAG
- the flhA gene encoding flagellar biosynthesis protein FlhA yields the protein MPLPAPLMNLLLTANITAGVIILLTTIYVKTPLEFNIFPSLLLATTLARLVLNVATTRLILTGAASEGMDAAGGVIQSFGEFVAGDRVEVGIIIFIIIVLIQFLVITKGATRISEVAARFALDGMPGRQMAIDADLNAGIIDEVEAQQRRAEITQQADFFGAMDGASKFVRGDAIAGIVITLINIVGGLIIGVSSGMEVLEAAQVYTKLTIGDGLVSQVPAFLISLAAGLLVTRSTEESNLPVEFIKQLFSRPEALGVAGCFLGLLIFSGLPTLPLLVIGAGCVSIAVMTKKGQTQKTKTEEAEVEKKQKEEQEAAKKDDRIEDYLTVDPMEMELGVGLVRLAAPNRGGDLLPRVTGVRQNVASEIGVILPKVRIRDNMRLHENQYRIKISNNVVAENTIYPDGLLAIAMSGAKGELPGEKTRDPAFNQPAVWIDPGMRPQAEMMGYTIVEPTSVLATHLQRVSKKHADELLTRDATKHLLDELKETSPAVVDELIPGAMKIGDVQAVLQLLLREEVSIRQLARILETLGDHIGRTKDPVWLTEFVRHKLARTICTKYRDKENRVYVVPLDPAMQDRIAAGIDMERGAFARMSPQAIEMTCKSIGAGIEKLREIGKPPIVLVNPQIRPAVKQLTGNFIPDLIVLSHNEITNDTMIESMGIISDTMPAKNPPPGQQPPQQPPQQ from the coding sequence ATGCCGCTTCCGGCGCCGCTGATGAATTTGCTGCTGACGGCAAATATCACCGCCGGTGTGATCATTCTGCTGACGACTATCTATGTGAAGACGCCGCTGGAATTCAATATTTTTCCGTCGCTGCTGCTTGCGACTACGTTGGCTCGACTGGTTTTGAACGTGGCCACCACGCGACTCATCCTAACGGGGGCGGCCTCGGAAGGGATGGATGCGGCTGGTGGCGTGATTCAAAGCTTTGGCGAATTCGTCGCTGGCGACCGCGTCGAAGTCGGGATCATTATCTTTATCATCATCGTGCTCATCCAGTTTCTGGTGATCACCAAAGGTGCGACACGTATTAGTGAAGTGGCCGCACGTTTTGCGTTGGACGGGATGCCTGGTCGTCAGATGGCGATCGATGCCGACTTGAACGCCGGGATCATCGACGAAGTGGAAGCCCAGCAGCGTCGAGCCGAAATCACGCAGCAGGCCGACTTCTTCGGGGCGATGGATGGTGCGAGTAAATTCGTCCGTGGCGATGCGATCGCAGGTATTGTTATCACGCTGATTAATATCGTCGGTGGTTTGATCATCGGCGTTTCTTCCGGAATGGAAGTGCTGGAAGCGGCTCAGGTTTATACCAAGTTGACCATCGGTGACGGCCTGGTGAGCCAGGTTCCCGCGTTTCTGATTTCGTTGGCCGCTGGTTTGTTGGTGACTCGAAGCACCGAAGAATCGAACCTGCCGGTGGAATTCATCAAGCAGCTGTTCTCGCGCCCGGAAGCCTTGGGCGTCGCTGGCTGTTTCCTGGGGCTGTTGATCTTCTCAGGTCTGCCGACGTTGCCACTATTGGTCATTGGAGCCGGGTGCGTGAGCATTGCGGTGATGACGAAGAAGGGCCAAACCCAAAAGACGAAAACGGAAGAAGCAGAAGTCGAAAAGAAACAAAAGGAAGAGCAGGAAGCAGCCAAGAAAGACGACCGCATCGAGGATTACTTAACGGTCGATCCGATGGAAATGGAACTTGGCGTCGGACTCGTTCGCCTGGCGGCCCCCAACCGCGGCGGCGACCTGCTGCCACGTGTGACCGGGGTTCGTCAGAACGTGGCCAGCGAGATTGGCGTGATCCTGCCGAAGGTTCGTATCCGCGACAACATGCGGCTGCACGAGAACCAATACCGCATCAAGATCAGCAACAACGTCGTTGCCGAGAACACGATTTACCCCGATGGTTTGCTAGCGATTGCCATGAGTGGCGCCAAGGGAGAACTTCCTGGCGAGAAAACTCGCGACCCCGCGTTCAATCAGCCAGCGGTTTGGATCGATCCCGGCATGCGGCCGCAAGCCGAGATGATGGGCTATACGATCGTCGAGCCGACATCGGTTCTCGCAACGCACTTGCAGCGTGTGTCGAAGAAGCACGCCGACGAACTGCTTACCCGTGATGCGACGAAGCACTTGCTGGACGAATTGAAAGAAACTTCGCCGGCAGTGGTCGACGAGCTTATTCCTGGGGCGATGAAGATCGGCGACGTTCAAGCGGTGCTGCAGCTGCTGCTTCGTGAAGAAGTTTCGATCCGGCAATTGGCTCGCATCCTGGAAACGTTGGGCGACCATATCGGCCGCACGAAGGATCCGGTTTGGCTGACGGAATTTGTCCGGCATAAGCTGGCTCGCACCATCTGCACGAAATATCGCGACAAAGAAAACCGCGTCTACGTAGTGCCGCTCGATCCGGCCATGCAAGACCGCATCGCGGCTGGGATTGATATGGAACGTGGGGCATTCGCACGTATGAGTCCGCAAGCCATCGAGATGACATGCAAGTCGATCGGGGCAGGGATCGAGAAGCTGCGTGAGATTGGCAAGCCGCCGATCGTGTTGGTCAATCCGCAGATTCGACCGGCCGTCAAGCAGCTGACAGGGAACTTCATTCCTGACTTGATCGTGCTGAGCCACAACGAGATTACCAATGACACGATGATTGAATCGATGGGCATCATCAGCGATACGATGCCTGCGAAGAACCCGCCGCCAGGGCAACAACCCCCTCAGCAGCCGCCGCAGCAGTAG
- a CDS encoding sulfotransferase gives MNATSSAADQSTPSADAAKPKKPKANNYPWYTPRVWHGMRVGTWGSLLAKNGFKVNPLKLGLAGTVSLFAINNSICHQLQNLFFGSKIRDAKIEKPIFILGHWRSGTTLLHELMQSDDRYATPNTIQCFAPNMFLIYGRIIENYFNFFMPKSRPMDNMTMGWSKPQEDEFGVLSLGEMSPYVRMAFPNNAKPEPDFLDLAAVPPERKEEWLDTLDLFMRMVTVQENKPLILKSPTHTGRIGELAERYPDAKFIHIARDPYDVFASTVRLWNTMDEVQAFQVSKDDYREYVFDCFERMYAAYDRGLASVPKEKVCQTRYEDLVADPVAEIRRIYEAIDLDGYDRIEQGVRDYAERTKDYRRNRHSMDEETRQEIQRRWRGYFEANGYPLDES, from the coding sequence TTGAACGCCACATCCTCTGCCGCCGATCAAAGCACCCCATCGGCGGACGCTGCCAAACCGAAGAAGCCCAAAGCCAACAATTACCCTTGGTACACGCCCCGCGTCTGGCATGGCATGCGTGTCGGCACTTGGGGCAGTCTGCTAGCAAAGAACGGTTTCAAAGTGAACCCGCTCAAGCTCGGCTTGGCCGGTACGGTTTCGCTGTTCGCGATCAACAACAGTATCTGCCACCAACTGCAGAACTTGTTTTTTGGCAGCAAAATTCGGGACGCCAAAATCGAGAAGCCGATCTTCATTCTCGGCCATTGGCGGAGCGGTACTACGTTGCTGCACGAATTGATGCAGTCCGACGACCGCTACGCGACTCCCAACACCATTCAGTGCTTCGCCCCGAACATGTTTCTGATTTACGGGCGCATCATCGAGAACTACTTCAACTTCTTCATGCCCAAAAGCCGCCCCATGGACAACATGACCATGGGCTGGTCGAAGCCGCAGGAAGACGAGTTCGGCGTGCTCAGCCTGGGCGAAATGTCCCCTTACGTTCGGATGGCGTTTCCGAACAATGCCAAGCCTGAGCCTGATTTTCTGGACCTGGCCGCCGTTCCGCCAGAACGAAAAGAAGAATGGCTCGATACGCTCGACTTGTTCATGCGGATGGTGACCGTTCAGGAAAACAAGCCGCTGATCCTTAAATCGCCGACCCATACCGGCCGCATCGGCGAACTGGCCGAGCGGTACCCCGACGCCAAATTCATCCACATTGCCCGCGATCCGTACGACGTTTTCGCCTCGACGGTCCGCCTATGGAACACGATGGACGAAGTGCAAGCGTTTCAAGTTTCCAAAGACGACTATCGCGAATACGTCTTCGACTGCTTCGAGCGAATGTACGCCGCATACGATCGCGGTTTGGCTTCCGTTCCCAAGGAAAAAGTCTGCCAGACGCGTTACGAAGATCTTGTCGCCGACCCTGTCGCCGAAATTCGCCGCATTTATGAAGCGATCGACCTGGACGGGTACGACCGCATCGAGCAAGGCGTCCGCGACTACGCCGAACGCACGAAGGACTACCGCCGCAACCGTCACTCGATGGACGAAGAAACTCGGCAAGAAATCCAACGCCGCTGGCGAGGCTACTTCGAGGCAAACGGCTATCCCCTGGACGAAAGCTAA
- a CDS encoding putative sugar nucleotidyl transferase translates to MNCILFEDRSVAKLYPIVLARPAYGIMCGGFRLAELVAEKFETCRGVVRYHIGALQTQSYEQLHETALTEDEPTLLLNAGVVPRVKTLEKLVRWATSKKPGLVFDEGRLIAALLPPTRRIPSPKSTFDEFLAFVEALRPSDDLPERDEKFDVFAYAHDVVRFNEEIIHENLEYRLKSGAYREVRDGLFAAGEVSLGENLSIDASSGPILVEEGTKIGPFCFLRGPAYLGRNVKVIEHSAIKDAVSLGHTTKIGGEVEATVIEPYSNKQHHGFLGHSYLGSWINLGAGTSNSDLKNTYGTVNMDYPTGRVATKMQFVGSIFGDYSKTAINTGIFTGKTIGVCSMLYGFVTTNVPSFVNYARLFGQVTELPPEVMISTQQRMFQRRNVTQTPCDIQLIHDMYLLTQEERQLTGEPLVF, encoded by the coding sequence ATGAATTGCATCCTGTTTGAAGATCGATCGGTCGCAAAACTGTATCCGATCGTTCTTGCGCGCCCAGCTTACGGAATCATGTGTGGCGGGTTTCGTCTCGCCGAACTAGTTGCTGAGAAGTTTGAGACCTGCCGCGGAGTGGTGCGGTATCACATCGGTGCACTGCAAACACAAAGCTACGAGCAACTCCACGAAACAGCTTTAACGGAGGATGAACCGACGTTGCTGTTAAATGCCGGCGTGGTTCCCCGTGTTAAGACATTAGAGAAACTGGTCCGCTGGGCCACGTCCAAGAAGCCTGGTCTCGTTTTTGACGAGGGGCGGCTGATTGCAGCGTTGCTACCGCCGACGCGGCGGATCCCATCCCCCAAGAGCACGTTCGACGAGTTCCTGGCGTTTGTCGAAGCCCTTCGGCCGAGTGACGACTTGCCGGAGCGGGACGAAAAGTTCGACGTGTTTGCCTATGCCCATGACGTCGTTCGATTTAACGAAGAAATCATTCACGAGAATCTAGAATATCGCCTGAAGAGTGGTGCGTATCGGGAAGTTCGCGATGGTTTGTTCGCGGCTGGGGAAGTCAGCCTGGGCGAAAACCTCTCGATCGATGCCTCCAGCGGCCCTATTTTAGTGGAAGAGGGAACGAAGATCGGTCCCTTTTGCTTCCTGCGTGGGCCGGCTTATTTGGGCCGAAACGTCAAAGTGATCGAGCATTCAGCCATTAAAGATGCCGTATCCCTGGGACATACGACTAAGATCGGCGGCGAAGTCGAAGCGACCGTCATCGAGCCCTATTCCAACAAACAGCACCATGGTTTCCTTGGACATAGCTATTTGGGAAGCTGGATAAACCTGGGAGCAGGGACTTCCAACAGCGACTTGAAGAACACCTATGGCACGGTGAACATGGACTATCCGACCGGGCGCGTTGCCACGAAAATGCAATTCGTCGGGTCGATTTTCGGAGACTACTCAAAGACCGCCATCAATACCGGTATATTTACCGGAAAGACAATCGGTGTTTGCAGTATGTTGTACGGCTTCGTCACGACCAACGTGCCGAGCTTTGTGAATTATGCCCGGCTGTTCGGTCAAGTTACCGAGCTTCCGCCTGAGGTTATGATTTCAACCCAACAACGAATGTTCCAGCGGCGAAACGTTACGCAGACGCCGTGCGATATTCAACTGATCCACGATATGTACCTGCTCACTCAGGAAGAACGTCAACTAACGGGTGAGCCCCTCGTATTTTAG
- a CDS encoding FliA/WhiG family RNA polymerase sigma factor, with product MATTTATRDDVSEVWQSYKEDPSRKELRNRLVERYLPLVKYNGERIWARLPEGVELDDLISAGVFGLMDAIDAFDMSRGVKFETYCVPRIRGAMLDELRTMDWVPRLVRSKASKLNEATKQLEAKFGRAPTHQELADHMGMPLKDLEKMVTEANAVGLISLNKKWYETDSYKDVREIDILEDKKGEDPTRRIQKNDLMRLVTKGLNRNERLIIILYYYEELTMKEIGATLDLSESRVSQMHSSIVSRLQSQLGRRKPEFGTV from the coding sequence ATGGCAACGACGACCGCGACCAGGGATGACGTGTCTGAAGTGTGGCAAAGCTACAAAGAAGACCCGTCGCGGAAAGAACTGAGAAACCGACTTGTAGAACGCTATTTGCCGCTTGTGAAATACAACGGCGAACGCATTTGGGCTCGCCTGCCGGAAGGGGTCGAACTTGACGACCTGATCTCGGCTGGAGTCTTCGGCTTGATGGACGCAATCGATGCGTTCGACATGAGCCGTGGCGTGAAGTTCGAAACCTACTGCGTGCCACGTATTCGTGGTGCTATGTTGGACGAACTGCGAACCATGGACTGGGTTCCCCGGTTGGTTCGCTCCAAAGCGAGCAAGTTGAACGAGGCGACCAAGCAATTGGAAGCCAAATTTGGTCGGGCACCCACCCACCAAGAACTGGCAGACCACATGGGTATGCCACTGAAAGATTTGGAAAAGATGGTCACCGAAGCAAACGCGGTGGGCCTGATTAGTCTGAACAAGAAGTGGTACGAAACGGACAGCTATAAAGATGTCCGTGAAATCGACATTCTGGAAGACAAGAAGGGGGAAGACCCCACGCGTCGCATTCAAAAGAATGACCTGATGCGTTTGGTGACCAAGGGGCTCAATCGCAACGAGCGTCTGATCATCATTCTGTACTATTACGAAGAACTGACGATGAAAGAAATCGGTGCCACGCTCGACTTGAGCGAAAGCCGCGTCAGTCAAATGCACAGCAGCATCGTCTCGCGACTGCAAAGTCAACTGGGACGTCGTAAGCCAGAATTCGGAACGGTTTAG
- a CDS encoding GGDEF domain-containing protein, producing MAELLTFVLGDIFGMVTLFVGIAIGVSLALLWVKFTQTKPKTAAESDSEEDPTVFREQLAGMIQFTSHFTGDLNKHIELLENLEQKLAQPSEVSSQGDDGPSDKAVQLIAQITAANQRLKQRLESAEATLKNQAQELEDTLSEARTDALTQLLNRRAFDEERNRRWALWQRKQQPFSLLMLDIDYFKLVNDRFGHDAGDAVLKEVAARLSSVMRQTDYLARIGGEEMAILMPDGDWDSIVTVARKILNVIRALPVQYDDTEIEITVSCGLMSASHAESPESLMRGADEALYAAKKGGRNRGFLNTGEDLVPIEEDPPEARTISPEALEETPKVSNGESEVSAMVPLNELDAAANELKNRLSQLSQRAMPQ from the coding sequence ATGGCCGAGCTTCTGACATTTGTTTTGGGTGATATTTTCGGGATGGTGACGCTATTTGTCGGCATCGCCATCGGCGTTTCGCTGGCATTGCTTTGGGTGAAGTTCACTCAGACCAAACCAAAAACCGCAGCGGAATCTGATTCGGAAGAAGATCCGACCGTCTTCCGTGAGCAGCTTGCCGGAATGATCCAGTTCACCAGCCACTTCACCGGCGATTTGAACAAGCATATTGAATTGCTGGAAAACCTGGAACAGAAGTTAGCCCAGCCATCGGAAGTTTCCAGCCAGGGCGACGACGGCCCATCCGACAAAGCAGTGCAGTTGATCGCGCAGATCACCGCCGCCAATCAGCGACTGAAGCAACGGCTCGAATCGGCCGAAGCAACTCTCAAAAATCAGGCCCAGGAACTCGAAGACACCCTCTCCGAGGCTCGCACCGACGCTTTAACCCAGCTTCTCAATCGCCGGGCATTTGACGAAGAACGCAATCGCCGCTGGGCGCTTTGGCAGCGTAAGCAACAACCGTTCAGCTTGTTGATGCTCGATATCGACTACTTCAAGCTGGTCAACGATCGCTTCGGCCACGACGCCGGCGACGCCGTACTCAAGGAAGTTGCCGCACGATTAAGCAGCGTTATGCGGCAGACCGATTACCTGGCCCGCATCGGTGGCGAAGAGATGGCGATCCTGATGCCTGATGGCGACTGGGACTCGATCGTGACCGTCGCTCGCAAAATTTTAAACGTGATCCGAGCTTTACCGGTACAGTATGACGATACGGAAATCGAAATCACCGTTAGCTGTGGCTTGATGTCGGCGAGTCATGCCGAGTCGCCCGAAAGCCTGATGCGAGGTGCCGACGAAGCGTTGTACGCGGCGAAAAAGGGAGGCCGTAACCGTGGCTTCCTGAACACCGGCGAAGACCTTGTACCGATTGAAGAAGATCCTCCCGAAGCGAGAACGATCAGCCCGGAAGCTCTCGAAGAAACTCCCAAAGTCTCCAATGGCGAGTCGGAAGTTTCTGCCATGGTGCCGCTGAACGAACTCGACGCCGCCGCCAACGAACTGAAAAATCGCCTTTCGCAGCTATCTCAACGAGCCATGCCCCAATAG
- a CDS encoding succinylglutamate desuccinylase/aspartoacylase family protein — MDARNPKPTVHQPSRSFYIDGQAVAPGNRLRLEIPVARLPTGTYITLPIEVLHGPVEGPTAWVSAAVHGDELNGVEIARMLLEKLKPNKLIGTLIVVPMVNGFGVINQSRYLPDRRDLNRSFPGSKSGSLASRLAKLMMTEVVERCHYGIDLHTGSNLRTNLPQIRGDMDDEVTYECALAFGPPAIVHSDLRDGSLRSAANAKGIKTLLYEAGEPNRFNHDCIRTGVNGVMRVLSFLKMLKTPVKLPKRTPKVIRESTWIRAKRSGIVRLLIELGEEVQAGQQIGIIADVFGTEPKYLKAPYDGIVIGLSHNPIAHQGDGLIHVGKIDS, encoded by the coding sequence ATGGACGCACGGAACCCCAAGCCGACAGTTCATCAACCAAGTCGTTCGTTCTATATCGACGGTCAAGCCGTCGCCCCAGGCAACCGTTTACGCCTGGAAATTCCTGTCGCTCGCCTTCCGACAGGTACCTACATTACCCTTCCGATCGAAGTGCTGCATGGCCCCGTTGAAGGTCCCACCGCTTGGGTCTCTGCCGCCGTTCATGGCGACGAACTGAACGGTGTCGAGATCGCTCGGATGCTGCTCGAAAAACTGAAACCGAACAAACTGATTGGTACGCTCATTGTCGTGCCGATGGTCAATGGCTTCGGCGTGATCAATCAAAGCCGCTACTTGCCTGACCGCCGCGACTTGAACCGTTCGTTCCCAGGCTCGAAAAGTGGCTCGCTTGCCTCTCGCCTGGCGAAGCTGATGATGACCGAAGTTGTCGAGCGTTGTCATTACGGCATCGACCTTCACACCGGCTCGAACCTGCGAACCAACCTTCCGCAGATTCGCGGCGACATGGACGATGAAGTAACGTACGAGTGCGCGTTGGCGTTTGGTCCGCCTGCCATTGTGCATTCCGACCTCCGCGACGGCTCGTTGCGCTCGGCTGCCAATGCCAAGGGAATTAAAACGCTACTTTACGAAGCTGGTGAACCGAACCGTTTCAACCACGATTGCATCCGCACCGGGGTCAACGGAGTGATGCGGGTTCTCTCCTTCCTGAAGATGCTCAAGACGCCGGTCAAACTTCCTAAACGGACTCCCAAAGTCATTCGTGAGTCGACATGGATTCGGGCCAAACGCAGCGGTATCGTTCGACTACTGATTGAACTGGGCGAAGAAGTCCAAGCCGGGCAGCAAATCGGCATCATCGCCGATGTCTTCGGCACCGAACCGAAATACCTCAAAGCCCCCTACGACGGCATCGTCATCGGCCTAAGCCACAACCCCATCGCTCATCAAGGCGACGGTTTGATTCATGTTGGGAAGATCGACTCCTAA
- the metF gene encoding methylenetetrahydrofolate reductase [NAD(P)H] has protein sequence MLSDFYKPGELPISFELYPPKTDKGVRSLLLQVERLMKHKPAFITCTYGAGGSTRGKTLEIVEKVKTMFQVPVAAHLTVVGSSVADLRSFLAEAERRGVDYIVALRGDPPQGETSFKPNPKGLKYANELVELINDEFNEFGVLVAGYPETHREAASPQSDMDALKRKVDAGANVIVSQLFFRNSDFYSWRERCEKAGINVPIVPGIFPINSLAQISKIAKLCGAGIPKKLFEKLNQKPDDPEWHKMVGTAYASQQVNDLVDNGVPGFHFYVLNQAEATGKILSAMHEHMAKKKTGASA, from the coding sequence ATGCTTTCTGATTTTTACAAGCCCGGCGAACTGCCGATTTCGTTTGAACTGTATCCTCCGAAGACCGACAAGGGAGTTCGGTCGCTCCTGTTGCAGGTCGAGCGATTGATGAAGCATAAGCCTGCGTTCATCACCTGTACCTACGGGGCTGGTGGATCGACGCGGGGGAAAACGCTCGAGATCGTCGAGAAGGTCAAAACCATGTTTCAGGTCCCCGTCGCGGCGCACCTGACGGTGGTAGGATCGAGCGTGGCCGATCTTCGCAGCTTCCTTGCCGAAGCAGAACGACGTGGCGTCGATTATATCGTCGCGCTGCGTGGTGACCCGCCGCAAGGAGAAACCTCGTTCAAGCCAAACCCCAAGGGTTTGAAGTACGCCAACGAACTTGTCGAGCTGATCAACGACGAGTTCAACGAGTTCGGCGTGCTTGTCGCTGGCTACCCTGAAACGCATCGCGAAGCGGCAAGCCCGCAGTCCGATATGGATGCGTTGAAGCGTAAAGTGGATGCCGGCGCGAATGTGATCGTTTCGCAGCTCTTCTTCCGCAACAGCGACTTTTACAGCTGGCGGGAACGCTGCGAAAAGGCCGGCATCAATGTGCCGATCGTGCCAGGTATCTTCCCGATCAACAGCCTCGCTCAGATCTCGAAGATCGCCAAGCTATGCGGCGCGGGCATTCCTAAGAAGCTGTTCGAGAAGCTCAATCAAAAGCCAGACGATCCGGAATGGCACAAGATGGTCGGTACCGCTTACGCTTCGCAGCAAGTCAACGACTTGGTCGATAACGGCGTGCCAGGGTTCCACTTCTATGTGCTGAACCAAGCCGAAGCAACCGGCAAAATCTTGTCCGCTATGCACGAGCACATGGCAAAAAAGAAAACCGGAGCGTCTGCCTAA